From the genome of Desulfovermiculus halophilus DSM 18834, one region includes:
- a CDS encoding HEPN domain-containing protein — MKRHIKYWVDSADHDLDVAESLFENAKYDWCLFIAHLVLEKTMKGLYVQYKKDFPPRIHDLVRLSQIIGLDIDEDTLEFLDSVNTFNISTRYPDEKLRFYKLCTKDFAAENFARIKEIRKWILQKIHQ; from the coding sequence ATGAAAAGGCATATTAAATACTGGGTCGATTCAGCGGATCATGATCTTGATGTTGCCGAATCACTTTTTGAAAACGCTAAATATGACTGGTGCTTATTCATTGCCCATCTGGTGCTGGAAAAAACAATGAAAGGTCTTTATGTACAGTACAAAAAGGATTTCCCTCCCCGCATCCATGATTTGGTGAGATTAAGTCAAATTATTGGGCTGGACATTGATGAAGATACCCTGGAATTTCTTGATTCTGTGAATACTTTTAATATATCAACCAGATATCCTGACGAAAAGTTAAGATTTTACAAGTTGTGCACCAAAGATTTCGCGGCTGAAAATTTTGCCCGAATCAAGGAGATCAGAAAATGGATTCTGCAAAAGATACATCAGTGA
- the vapC gene encoding type II toxin-antitoxin system VapC family toxin: MILVDTSVLTDFFKGAGSGPADRLREILASRTPFGISSVIYQEILQGAKTEKEYILLRDYLSTQRFFHPRDPVKSYEEAALIYFECRKKGVTVRSTIDCLIAQTALEQNLLLLHNDRDFDAMAPVIGLRVYR, translated from the coding sequence GTGATTCTCGTTGACACCTCAGTATTGACCGACTTTTTTAAGGGGGCGGGCAGCGGCCCGGCCGACCGGTTGAGGGAGATACTTGCCAGCCGGACACCTTTTGGCATCTCTTCGGTGATCTACCAGGAAATATTACAAGGCGCCAAAACGGAAAAAGAATATATACTGCTACGAGATTATCTTTCCACGCAGCGATTCTTCCACCCGCGGGATCCTGTAAAGTCCTACGAGGAGGCAGCCCTTATATATTTTGAATGCAGGAAAAAAGGCGTTACTGTCCGCAGCACGATCGATTGCCTGATTGCCCAGACCGCCCTGGAACAGAATCTGCTGCTGCTTCACAATGACAGGGATTTTGATGCCATGGCGCCTGTTATCGGACTGCGGGTATACAGGTAA
- a CDS encoding type II toxin-antitoxin system VapB family antitoxin — translation MRTNIVLDDELVEEAMKISGARTKRELIADALREYVKTRKRMNLMDLDGKVDFSENYDYKSLREEQ, via the coding sequence ATGCGCACCAATATTGTCTTAGATGATGAACTCGTGGAAGAAGCCATGAAGATCAGCGGGGCCAGAACCAAAAGGGAGCTGATCGCAGACGCGTTAAGGGAGTATGTAAAAACCCGCAAGCGGATGAACCTTATGGACCTGGACGGAAAGGTGGATTTCAGCGAGAACTATGATTACAAGAGCCTGCGTGAAGAACAGTGA
- a CDS encoding HD domain-containing protein: MNQLMRPAHRIRDPIYGYIWLTDAELKIIDTPIFQRLRRIGQLALTKYVYPTAEHSRFVHSLGVLQAATNIFEEVLRFNPELREGGKNDLQQDLQLLRFAALLHDIGHMPFSHAAEKFFLGEDISHEDIGKYIIQNCTEISNEIQKQNISPNAVANLLKGKQTQALAILKKFISDEFDADRADFLLRDSYFCGVKYGEYDYIRYAGSFRLIDNEEGEKAFAIEKGNLHAVEAFLLARYHYYLQVPYHRTRKGYDIVLERYFRDLTERNHLPDAGVKADKSNPEIDFERFQFFDDYTIFEQIKKDMDRGNPWAKILMRQDRLHPIFDTEKESEGNENDFLDLQEELDSAGLKKDQDYFTFDKKVEVHKILEKSDEKGESVYPVVDKNNDYKMIGSILDHSSLLESTRKKPAHLRRIYVTTFSKPMAEKALSNFTQRIEARRKRKKEGES; this comes from the coding sequence ATGAATCAACTAATGCGACCTGCACACAGAATTCGGGACCCCATATACGGCTATATCTGGCTGACCGATGCTGAACTGAAAATCATTGATACTCCGATTTTCCAGCGTTTGCGCAGAATCGGGCAACTCGCATTGACCAAGTATGTTTACCCTACAGCTGAGCATTCCAGGTTTGTGCACTCTCTCGGGGTTTTGCAGGCTGCCACGAACATTTTTGAAGAGGTCCTGCGTTTCAATCCGGAACTCAGGGAAGGCGGTAAAAACGACCTGCAGCAGGATCTTCAATTACTTCGATTTGCCGCTTTGCTGCATGATATCGGGCATATGCCGTTTTCCCATGCTGCTGAAAAGTTTTTCCTTGGAGAAGATATCTCCCACGAAGATATCGGCAAATACATTATTCAAAATTGTACAGAAATATCCAATGAAATCCAAAAGCAAAATATTTCACCGAATGCCGTAGCCAACCTTTTGAAAGGAAAGCAGACGCAGGCCCTTGCGATTTTGAAAAAATTCATTTCCGATGAATTTGATGCTGACAGGGCTGATTTTCTGTTAAGGGACTCATACTTCTGCGGGGTAAAATACGGAGAGTACGATTATATCCGCTATGCAGGCTCCTTCAGGCTTATTGACAACGAAGAAGGGGAAAAGGCTTTTGCGATTGAAAAGGGCAATCTCCATGCGGTGGAGGCTTTTCTGCTTGCCCGGTATCACTATTACCTGCAGGTACCTTATCACAGGACAAGAAAGGGCTACGACATTGTGCTTGAACGATACTTCCGGGATTTAACAGAGCGGAATCATTTGCCGGATGCCGGTGTGAAAGCCGATAAGTCCAATCCGGAAATTGATTTTGAAAGGTTCCAGTTCTTTGATGATTACACAATTTTTGAGCAGATCAAGAAGGATATGGACAGGGGAAATCCGTGGGCGAAAATACTTATGCGCCAGGATCGTCTTCATCCCATATTTGATACGGAAAAGGAATCAGAAGGAAATGAAAATGATTTCCTTGACCTTCAGGAAGAGCTTGACAGTGCAGGTTTAAAAAAGGACCAGGATTATTTCACTTTTGACAAAAAAGTTGAGGTGCATAAAATTCTGGAGAAATCCGATGAAAAAGGAGAAAGTGTTTATCCGGTGGTGGACAAAAACAACGATTACAAAATGATCGGCTCTATACTCGACCATTCATCTCTTCTGGAATCCACCCGTAAAAAACCCGCGCACCTCAGGCGGATCTATGTAACCACATTTTCCAAGCCCATGGCAGAAAAAGCCCTGTCCAACTTCACACAAAGAATTGAAGCCCGCCGGAAAAGGAAAAAAGAGGGAGAATCATGA
- a CDS encoding lipopolysaccharide biosynthesis protein translates to MADNQALSASRFPNESQSKKNEKRRTENMPNTTATTHPLTLARLQTFLSRTYKSKFVRNVAVVASGTAGAQAITTAFSPIITRLYGPEAFGLLGTFMAIVAVVTPIAALSYPIAIVLPKEDSDARAIAKLSALLAGSIALILVLTLWLAGDWLADLLRVQEIRSFLWLIPLVVVCSAFMQIVQQWLIRKKQFRVTARAAVLNALVINVLKSGFGLLRPIAAVLIGLTAVGNGIHAGLLAFGAKKYEREYQSERTGERRPISLWAVAKQHYDFPLYRAPQVFINALSQSLPVLMLAAFFGPASAGFYALCRRLLGLPSQLIGKSVGDVFYPRITEAAHNGENLTCLLVKATLALAAVGIFPFGIVVAFGPLLFGFVFGAEWVVAGEYARWLALWMYLAFINRPSVVSIPVMNLQGQFLKYELVSVILRLSALAIGFFVFQVDIFAIIIFSMMGVLLNVYLIFMTICKSKSQ, encoded by the coding sequence GTGGCAGATAATCAGGCGCTTTCCGCCTCCCGCTTCCCAAACGAATCACAAAGCAAGAAGAACGAAAAACGACGAACGGAAAACATGCCCAACACAACAGCCACCACACACCCACTCACCTTGGCCAGACTTCAGACCTTTTTGTCCCGCACATACAAAAGCAAGTTCGTGCGCAATGTGGCTGTGGTGGCGTCCGGTACTGCTGGGGCACAAGCCATAACTACGGCTTTTTCCCCGATCATCACTCGTTTGTATGGTCCGGAAGCATTTGGGCTGCTGGGCACATTCATGGCTATTGTGGCTGTTGTCACCCCTATCGCTGCCTTGTCTTATCCCATTGCAATTGTTCTGCCCAAGGAAGACTCAGATGCCAGGGCCATCGCCAAACTCTCCGCGCTCCTGGCCGGGAGCATCGCTCTAATTTTGGTCCTGACCTTGTGGCTGGCCGGGGATTGGCTAGCCGACCTGCTTCGGGTTCAGGAGATTCGATCTTTTTTATGGCTTATCCCGCTGGTCGTTGTATGTTCTGCGTTTATGCAGATCGTTCAGCAATGGCTGATCCGCAAGAAACAATTTCGAGTCACTGCCCGGGCAGCGGTTTTGAATGCTCTGGTTATCAATGTCTTGAAATCAGGGTTCGGATTGCTCAGGCCAATTGCCGCTGTCTTGATCGGTCTGACAGCCGTTGGCAACGGCATCCATGCAGGTTTGTTGGCGTTCGGAGCCAAAAAATATGAACGCGAATACCAATCGGAAAGGACTGGAGAGCGACGGCCGATTTCCCTGTGGGCTGTGGCCAAGCAGCATTACGATTTCCCCTTGTATCGGGCGCCACAGGTATTTATTAACGCCCTTTCGCAAAGCCTGCCGGTTCTGATGTTGGCTGCGTTTTTCGGGCCTGCTTCGGCGGGATTTTACGCCCTGTGCCGTCGTTTGCTGGGCCTGCCTTCCCAACTTATCGGTAAGTCCGTTGGCGATGTGTTTTATCCCCGGATTACGGAAGCGGCCCATAATGGAGAGAACCTGACCTGCCTTCTTGTGAAGGCAACGCTAGCATTAGCCGCAGTGGGGATTTTTCCTTTTGGGATTGTTGTTGCCTTTGGGCCTTTGCTGTTTGGCTTTGTGTTTGGAGCGGAATGGGTTGTCGCAGGCGAATATGCGCGGTGGCTGGCGCTGTGGATGTATTTAGCGTTTATTAATCGTCCAAGTGTGGTTTCAATCCCAGTTATGAATCTACAAGGCCAATTTCTTAAGTATGAATTAGTAAGTGTCATTTTGCGCTTATCTGCTCTAGCAATTGGTTTTTTTGTCTTTCAAGTTGATATTTTCGCAATAATAATATTTTCAATGATGGGCGTTTTATTGAATGTGTACTTAATTTTCATGACTATATGCAAAAGTAAATCTCAGTGA